The following proteins are co-located in the Siansivirga zeaxanthinifaciens CC-SAMT-1 genome:
- the arsS gene encoding arsenosugar biosynthesis radical SAM (seleno)protein ArsS (Some members of this family are selenoproteins.) — protein sequence MITKSLHKRDSDLAKSNRQLEILSNGIFKTGELPTFKNKISETNQFPLKAKKLEILQINVGYMCNQVCEHCHVDAGPDRKEIMTRETMMQCLEVIKNTGAHTLDLTGGAPEMNPNFRWFVEEASKAGIKDFIVRSNLTIIRANKKYYDLPEFFKKHNVHVVSSMPHWTRGKTDKQRGDGVFDKSIKALQELNAVGYGMPNSDLRLDLVYNPSGAFLPGNQMAMEKDFKKALKEDFDIQFHNLFAITNLPIARFLDYLIASENYEDYMYALVEAYNPAAVANVMCTNTLSVSWDGYLFDCDFNQMLNLPVNGKSQHISEYNENLLEGRNIVISQHCYGCTAGAGSSCQGVVA from the coding sequence ATGATAACAAAATCCCTACACAAACGCGATAGCGATTTAGCAAAAAGTAATAGACAACTTGAAATTCTATCTAACGGCATTTTTAAAACTGGCGAATTACCAACCTTTAAAAATAAAATTTCAGAAACAAATCAATTTCCGCTTAAAGCAAAAAAACTAGAAATTCTTCAAATAAATGTAGGTTACATGTGTAATCAAGTTTGCGAACATTGCCATGTAGATGCCGGTCCAGACCGTAAAGAAATCATGACCCGAGAAACCATGATGCAATGCCTAGAGGTTATTAAAAACACTGGGGCTCACACCCTAGATTTAACAGGTGGCGCACCAGAAATGAATCCCAATTTCAGGTGGTTTGTTGAAGAAGCCTCAAAAGCAGGAATAAAAGATTTTATTGTACGTTCTAACCTTACCATAATAAGAGCCAATAAAAAATATTACGATTTACCAGAGTTCTTTAAAAAACACAACGTACATGTAGTAAGTTCCATGCCACACTGGACTCGTGGAAAAACCGACAAACAGCGTGGTGATGGTGTTTTCGATAAATCTATTAAAGCATTACAAGAATTAAATGCCGTTGGATACGGTATGCCAAATAGCGACTTACGTTTAGACTTGGTTTACAATCCATCGGGTGCCTTTTTACCAGGCAATCAAATGGCGATGGAAAAAGATTTTAAAAAGGCTCTTAAAGAAGATTTTGATATTCAATTTCATAATCTATTTGCCATTACAAATTTACCCATAGCACGATTTCTAGATTACCTAATCGCTTCAGAAAATTATGAAGATTATATGTATGCGCTGGTTGAAGCTTACAACCCTGCAGCTGTAGCCAATGTGATGTGTACCAATACACTATCAGTAAGTTGGGATGGTTATTTGTTTGATTGCGATTTTAATCAAATGCTTAACCTGCCAGTAAATGGGAAGTCTCAGCATATTTCAGAATATAATGAAAACTTATTAGAAGGTAGAAATATTGTAATATCTCAACATTGTTATGGTTGTACTGCCGGTGCCGGAAGTAGTTGCCAAGGTGTTGTTGCATAA
- a CDS encoding DUF2064 domain-containing protein, whose amino-acid sequence MKESKTAILIFANSAEKEITSKSFSSKSLFETLNKQTINIAKKTGLPYFHFSEKQQIGNSFGERFTNAIQSVFDLGFNTVITIGNDTPHLTTKHILKTVEKLQKHSIVLGPSTDGGFYLMGLKKSQFNKETFLKLPWQTSKLNRSISKLKASKKINITYLEVLTDIDTASDIKLVLDSFKTLSKTLKTLLLQSFLSVKTIIFFHFISIKNFILNLQLNKGSPAFLHL is encoded by the coding sequence ATGAAAGAAAGTAAAACCGCCATATTAATTTTTGCTAATTCAGCCGAGAAAGAGATTACTTCAAAATCATTTTCTAGCAAAAGTTTGTTTGAAACCCTAAACAAGCAGACCATAAATATTGCAAAAAAAACAGGCTTGCCTTATTTTCATTTTTCTGAAAAACAACAAATTGGTAATTCTTTTGGAGAGCGTTTTACAAATGCTATTCAATCTGTTTTCGATTTGGGTTTTAATACGGTTATTACTATAGGAAATGATACGCCACACCTAACCACAAAACACATTTTAAAAACGGTTGAAAAACTTCAAAAACACAGCATTGTTTTAGGACCATCAACCGATGGAGGTTTCTATTTAATGGGACTCAAAAAATCGCAATTTAACAAAGAAACCTTTTTAAAATTACCCTGGCAAACCTCTAAATTAAACAGAAGTATTTCCAAATTAAAAGCTTCTAAAAAAATAAATATCACTTATCTAGAAGTCTTAACAGATATTGATACTGCTTCAGATATTAAACTGGTTCTCGATAGTTTTAAAACCCTTTCAAAAACTTTAAAAACACTTTTACTGCAATCGTTTTTAAGTGTAAAAACCATCATCTTTTTTCATTTTATCAGTATTAAAAACTTCATATTAAACCTTCAATTAAATAAAGGTTCACCTGCATTTCTTCATTTATAA
- a CDS encoding SusC/RagA family TonB-linked outer membrane protein: MKHIILCLMLTIFGLSHAQITITGRVTDSKDNTPLTFVTITNHTNGTITDENGYYSIDVASETSQLKFSFLGYKSQLITVGNKTTINISLVEDAAALDEVVITALGLKRETKELGYAVQAIKSESLTEVKTVNFLDNLQGKLAGVTVTQGATGVGSSSKITIRGEASFSNNNPLFVVDGIPINNETVFNFTNEAAAGFQEIDFGNGAMEVNPDDIESVTVLKGASAAALYGTRASNGVIVIKTKDGSKNKGFSVSVNTAITKDSAFKLPEFQNEYGQGQSGVFEFVDGLGGGVSDNITYSWGPRLDVGNLIPQFDSPVQLPNGSFVRGGDTSLYNGLPITPTPFLSNPDNLKDFYETGVTTINNIAISNGFDTGNYRLSFTDLRSESIIPGVNLDRQTVSAKLNFKPSDKTEVTTSISYVNSNSDNRPSNGYGSENVNYSLVAWGPRSLNINNLKAYWQPGLEGIQQYSFNYTFFDNPYFILLENRNSFNRDRIFGNIQLQQQITKHISAHIRTGMDYSSETRQFIRNFSSNRFKNGGYAEHDVTYREVNTDFLVNYNNTFGDFSVDVSLGGNRLNQTASTKQSQTVNLAQPGIFSLNNAASPIEIFQFESEKRINSFYGIAKLGYKNYLFLDVTARNDWSSALATPFSVDGASFFYPSASASFILSNVTKLPSVFSFAKLRANIAQVGNDTGAYQTSGAFVSQTPFNGQPTFSNQNFIPNANLKPEQTTSYELGADLRFFKDRLSFDVTYYNATTKDQIISLPIAISSGYNQQVINGVKVNTQGVEIILGVTPLKNENFKWNSTFNFATNRSTIENLPQNDGRLTLAFSRIYDSANQTVWFQVEEGGRIGDFYGTGYSKNENGAFLVDDNGRLIADNNLKKLGNYNPDFTLGWQNNFNYKNWNFSFLFDWRQGGEIVSRTRALGNVGGQLAETAFRPETGIVAPGVNINSGQPNTVAVSAESFYRQFYDRNHEENNIYDASFLKLRQFSIGYNFKLKQGFLGLNKDANLSLSLTGNNLFAITENPHFDPEQIAVQGNGFVSGVEDLSYATTRSFGFKAGFNF; this comes from the coding sequence ATGAAGCACATTATATTATGCTTGATGCTAACTATATTTGGTTTAAGTCATGCTCAAATTACAATTACTGGTCGAGTTACAGATTCTAAAGATAACACGCCTTTAACTTTTGTTACTATAACTAACCATACAAACGGAACCATTACCGATGAAAATGGATACTATTCTATTGATGTTGCATCGGAAACAAGTCAACTAAAATTTTCCTTTTTAGGTTACAAAAGCCAACTCATTACTGTTGGAAATAAAACAACCATAAATATTTCGTTAGTAGAAGATGCCGCTGCTCTCGATGAAGTGGTTATAACCGCATTAGGATTAAAGCGAGAAACTAAAGAGTTAGGCTATGCCGTACAAGCTATAAAGTCTGAAAGTTTAACCGAAGTAAAAACCGTTAATTTCTTGGATAACCTTCAAGGAAAATTGGCAGGCGTAACTGTCACACAAGGCGCCACAGGCGTTGGGTCTTCTTCTAAAATAACCATTCGTGGAGAAGCCTCATTTTCAAATAATAATCCGCTTTTTGTTGTTGATGGCATCCCTATTAACAACGAAACGGTTTTCAATTTTACTAACGAAGCTGCAGCTGGGTTTCAAGAAATAGATTTTGGAAACGGCGCTATGGAAGTGAACCCAGATGATATAGAATCGGTTACGGTATTAAAAGGGGCGAGTGCTGCGGCACTTTATGGCACCAGAGCATCAAACGGAGTCATTGTTATTAAAACAAAAGATGGCAGTAAAAACAAAGGATTTAGCGTGAGTGTTAACACCGCGATAACTAAAGACTCTGCTTTTAAACTTCCAGAATTTCAAAACGAATACGGCCAAGGGCAATCTGGTGTTTTTGAATTTGTAGATGGTCTTGGGGGTGGCGTTAGTGATAATATCACCTATTCCTGGGGGCCTCGGTTAGATGTTGGTAATTTAATACCCCAATTTGATAGTCCTGTGCAATTGCCTAATGGCTCATTTGTTAGAGGTGGCGACACATCACTTTACAACGGTTTACCAATTACGCCAACACCGTTTTTATCAAACCCAGATAACTTAAAAGATTTTTATGAAACAGGTGTAACCACCATAAACAACATAGCTATTTCCAATGGTTTTGATACGGGTAATTATCGCTTATCGTTCACAGATTTAAGAAGCGAATCTATTATTCCGGGTGTAAATTTAGACAGGCAAACTGTGAGTGCAAAACTAAATTTCAAACCTTCAGACAAAACAGAGGTTACTACTTCTATTAGTTATGTAAACTCTAATAGTGATAACAGACCTTCAAACGGTTATGGTAGCGAAAACGTTAATTATTCGCTCGTTGCTTGGGGACCTCGTTCTTTAAATATTAATAATTTAAAAGCGTATTGGCAGCCTGGTTTAGAAGGGATTCAGCAATATTCTTTCAATTATACGTTTTTTGACAACCCTTATTTCATTCTACTAGAAAACAGAAATTCTTTTAACCGCGATAGAATTTTTGGAAACATTCAACTACAACAGCAAATTACAAAACACATTAGTGCCCATATTAGAACAGGTATGGATTACAGTAGCGAAACCAGACAATTTATACGCAACTTTAGTAGTAATCGTTTTAAAAATGGTGGTTATGCAGAGCATGATGTAACTTACAGAGAAGTAAACACCGATTTCTTAGTTAATTACAACAATACTTTTGGCGATTTTTCTGTTGATGTGTCGCTAGGTGGAAACCGTTTAAACCAAACAGCTTCAACAAAACAATCTCAAACTGTAAACCTAGCACAACCAGGCATATTTAGTTTAAATAATGCCGCCTCACCTATTGAGATTTTTCAATTTGAAAGCGAAAAACGTATCAACTCGTTTTATGGAATTGCAAAATTAGGTTACAAAAACTATTTGTTTTTAGATGTTACTGCAAGAAATGATTGGTCTAGTGCATTAGCAACTCCGTTTTCGGTAGATGGTGCATCATTTTTCTATCCATCGGCTTCTGCAAGTTTTATTTTATCGAATGTAACCAAATTACCAAGTGTTTTTTCATTTGCAAAATTACGCGCCAATATCGCTCAGGTTGGAAATGATACGGGGGCATACCAAACCTCGGGTGCTTTTGTATCGCAAACACCCTTTAACGGACAACCAACTTTTAGCAACCAAAACTTTATTCCTAACGCCAATTTAAAACCCGAACAAACTACAAGTTATGAGTTGGGTGCCGACTTACGTTTTTTTAAAGACCGTTTAAGTTTTGATGTTACATATTACAATGCTACAACTAAAGACCAAATTATTTCATTACCTATTGCTATTTCTTCAGGGTATAACCAACAAGTAATTAACGGAGTTAAAGTTAATACTCAGGGTGTTGAAATTATTTTGGGTGTAACGCCTCTAAAAAATGAAAATTTCAAATGGAACAGCACATTCAACTTTGCTACAAACCGCTCGACTATAGAGAACTTACCACAAAACGATGGGCGCTTAACCTTGGCTTTTAGTAGAATTTACGATAGCGCTAACCAAACCGTTTGGTTTCAGGTTGAAGAAGGCGGTCGTATTGGCGATTTTTATGGAACAGGCTATTCTAAAAATGAAAATGGCGCATTTTTAGTAGACGATAACGGACGCTTAATCGCCGATAATAATTTGAAAAAACTAGGAAATTATAACCCTGATTTTACATTAGGATGGCAAAATAATTTCAATTACAAAAATTGGAATTTTAGTTTCTTGTTTGATTGGAGACAGGGCGGAGAAATTGTATCTCGAACCCGCGCTTTAGGCAATGTTGGTGGGCAATTGGCCGAAACTGCTTTTAGACCAGAAACGGGCATTGTTGCACCTGGCGTTAACATTAATTCAGGACAACCTAATACAGTAGCTGTTTCTGCAGAAAGTTTTTACAGACAATTTTACGATAGAAACCACGAAGAAAACAATATTTATGATGCTTCTTTTTTAAAGTTACGTCAGTTTTCTATTGGTTATAATTTCAAGTTGAAACAAGGCTTTTTAGGCTTAAATAAAGATGCCAACTTAAGTCTATCTCTAACAGGAAACAACTTATTTGCCATTACAGAAAACCCACATTTTGACCCCGAGCAAATAGCTGTGCAAGGCAATGGTTTTGTAAGTGGTGTTGAAGATTTAAGTTACGCTACCACGCGTAGTTTCGGTTTTAAAGCAGGTTTTAATTTTTAA
- a CDS encoding SusD/RagB family nutrient-binding outer membrane lipoprotein yields the protein MKNILYILSILSLVTISCTKDFEAINTNPNAPVSVQPSLLLRQVIYNFGEEMSYEGFVAGDLLAQHRTALDFNLFDRHALKSPQLGGNPWPVFYTNLRDNEIILSQSRTVNALKVYEGPALILKAYMAAGLTDLFGDVPYFEAFDGTNKTVTPVYDAQEDIYLNEGGILDNLNKGIEAIENYNDAIPLEGDILFNGDLQAWVRFANSLKVKYLVRISGKVDVSSDLQSIFNEGNYIKTNSQNAIFDFTNSEPNSFRLAQLRIGDFNNFVLSETMKDILTSLNDTRINTLFRPFSNSNSNEFNGLLNGIDATSTSVTLANYSLAGTPFREDTSTLDANFITAWEVHFAFAEAAIKNLITADAQQLYETGVALAFEYWKTDLPPDYLTNGAAFNAPNKTPLQQIITQKWIANIINGYEGWVEYRRTGYPELRTISASLNNNVIPVRMPYPAEEATLNAENYNRAASNTNNNSIDSPVWWDE from the coding sequence ATGAAAAACATATTATACATACTAAGCATTTTAAGTCTTGTTACTATAAGTTGTACAAAAGACTTTGAAGCGATTAATACAAACCCTAATGCTCCGGTTTCGGTACAACCTAGTTTATTGTTGCGCCAAGTCATTTATAATTTTGGGGAAGAAATGAGTTACGAAGGGTTTGTAGCTGGCGATTTATTAGCACAACACCGTACTGCATTAGATTTTAATTTATTTGACAGACACGCCCTAAAATCACCTCAATTAGGTGGCAACCCTTGGCCAGTGTTTTATACCAATTTGCGCGATAATGAAATTATTCTAAGTCAATCCAGAACGGTTAATGCATTAAAAGTATATGAAGGTCCGGCGCTTATTCTAAAAGCTTATATGGCAGCGGGATTAACCGATTTATTTGGTGATGTTCCTTATTTTGAAGCTTTTGATGGCACCAACAAAACGGTAACACCTGTGTATGATGCTCAAGAAGACATTTACCTAAATGAAGGCGGTATTTTGGACAACTTAAATAAAGGCATTGAAGCCATTGAAAACTACAATGATGCCATACCACTTGAAGGCGATATTTTATTTAATGGCGATTTACAAGCTTGGGTACGATTTGCAAATTCATTAAAGGTTAAATATTTAGTGCGTATTTCTGGCAAAGTAGATGTTTCATCAGATTTACAGTCTATTTTTAATGAAGGGAATTATATAAAAACCAATAGTCAAAATGCGATTTTCGATTTTACTAATTCAGAACCAAACAGCTTCAGATTAGCTCAATTACGAATTGGAGATTTTAACAATTTTGTACTTTCTGAAACTATGAAAGACATTCTTACCAGTTTAAACGACACAAGAATAAATACCTTATTCAGACCCTTTTCTAATTCAAATTCTAATGAATTTAATGGTTTATTAAATGGTATAGACGCTACATCTACGTCTGTAACATTAGCTAATTATTCTTTGGCTGGAACCCCTTTTAGAGAAGACACCTCTACTTTAGACGCTAATTTTATTACCGCTTGGGAAGTACATTTCGCTTTCGCGGAAGCTGCTATAAAAAACTTGATTACCGCTGATGCCCAACAACTTTATGAAACTGGTGTCGCATTAGCTTTCGAGTATTGGAAAACTGATTTACCACCAGATTACTTAACTAACGGCGCAGCTTTTAACGCCCCTAACAAAACACCATTACAACAAATAATAACCCAAAAATGGATTGCAAATATTATTAACGGCTATGAAGGTTGGGTAGAATACAGACGCACAGGTTATCCAGAATTAAGAACTATTTCTGCAAGTTTAAATAACAATGTAATTCCAGTGCGTATGCCTTATCCTGCAGAAGAAGCTACTTTAAATGCAGAAAACTATAATCGGGCAGCTAGTAACACAAATAACAATAGTATCGATAGCCCTGTTTGGTGGGATGAATAA
- a CDS encoding SLC5/6 family protein, which translates to MELINWQWSLIIVSSLILFLISPYAKSKNQFFKATKRLKAPNTFVLTGSLIISWIFAKSITNAANLGLDFGIVGGVAYAGYYLSFAVAGIILFQLRSKGGFNGIHQFLTTKFGKGAMALFSILIAIRLFNEVWSNTMVIGSFFGTQGSKPYYWSIIIFTLLTLAYALKGGLSSSIFTDVIQMGLFSVLLIIILYHIFSVDNFSTKDVVTSGTWSFELGLNLFFAAIIQSFSYPFHDPVLTDRAFISSPKVTRTSFLLASLLGAFSIVLFSVVGVYAQTQGLQGQVAVEVGKAFGVVILLVINFIMITSAASTLDSTFSSFSKLLAIDLNMGKNLTFGRASMVAIAILGTLPVFLDAEILSATTISGTMVIGLTPVFLFWNTKAPKISFYLSVACGLIFGLILVLEIFPKSLIFTNGKYADLLWVNIWGIISCIIIYFIPSWIKK; encoded by the coding sequence ATGGAATTAATAAACTGGCAATGGAGTTTAATAATTGTATCGAGTTTAATACTCTTTTTAATTTCTCCTTACGCAAAATCTAAAAATCAATTCTTTAAAGCCACAAAAAGGCTTAAGGCACCAAATACTTTTGTATTAACAGGAAGCTTAATAATTTCGTGGATTTTTGCTAAAAGCATTACCAATGCCGCCAATCTTGGTTTAGATTTTGGCATTGTTGGCGGTGTGGCTTATGCAGGATATTATTTGTCTTTTGCTGTTGCGGGCATCATACTGTTCCAATTACGAAGCAAAGGCGGCTTTAATGGCATTCATCAATTTTTAACAACAAAATTTGGAAAAGGTGCTATGGCATTATTTTCTATTTTAATTGCCATTAGGTTATTCAATGAAGTTTGGAGCAATACCATGGTTATTGGCAGTTTTTTTGGCACTCAAGGCAGCAAACCGTACTATTGGTCCATTATTATATTTACACTACTAACTTTAGCGTATGCTTTAAAAGGAGGTTTAAGTAGTTCTATTTTTACCGATGTGATTCAAATGGGATTATTTTCAGTATTATTAATCATCATCTTATATCATATCTTTTCTGTAGATAATTTTTCAACTAAAGATGTTGTAACCTCTGGAACTTGGAGTTTTGAGTTGGGTTTAAATTTGTTTTTTGCAGCCATCATACAGTCCTTTAGCTATCCATTTCACGACCCTGTTTTAACAGACAGAGCTTTTATAAGTTCTCCAAAAGTAACACGTACAAGTTTTTTATTGGCTAGCCTTTTAGGAGCTTTTAGCATTGTTCTTTTTAGTGTTGTTGGCGTTTACGCTCAAACCCAAGGCCTGCAAGGGCAGGTTGCTGTAGAAGTTGGCAAAGCCTTTGGAGTGGTAATACTTTTGGTCATAAATTTTATAATGATTACCTCGGCAGCATCAACTTTAGACTCTACATTTTCGTCATTTTCAAAACTTCTAGCAATCGATTTAAATATGGGTAAAAACTTAACGTTTGGCAGAGCATCTATGGTAGCCATAGCTATTTTAGGAACTCTACCAGTGTTTTTAGATGCCGAAATTTTATCAGCAACCACCATTTCGGGCACCATGGTTATTGGCTTAACACCTGTATTTTTATTTTGGAATACCAAAGCACCTAAAATTAGTTTTTATTTAAGCGTGGCCTGCGGCTTGATTTTTGGTCTTATTTTAGTTTTAGAAATATTCCCAAAATCACTCATATTTACAAATGGGAAATACGCCGATTTACTTTGGGTGAACATTTGGGGCATTATAAGTTGTATTATTATATATTTTATACCATCATGGATAAAAAAATAG
- a CDS encoding metallophosphoesterase family protein: protein MDKKIDYLGNLSGKILLFGGVYSNLQALEAMKQLAEKENIAPENCICTGDIVGYCAQPEQTVQLFKIWNPKSIAGNVEIQLREGAEDCGCDFRKGSRCDGFSQQWYPYAQSQLSKDSIDFIKTLPDHVTFNYAEKKVLVVHGSYFNTSEFIFKSTPWDIKAPNFEVNNYDVIIGGHCGLPFYDSKSDKLWLNPGVIGMPANDGTPLVWYAILNDKKGLLEYKHHTLNYNYKLTNNLMQNGLLPEEYARTILTGIWDNTEILPAIESGLQGFGIQL from the coding sequence ATGGATAAAAAAATAGATTATCTGGGAAACCTATCAGGTAAAATCCTGCTTTTTGGAGGTGTATACAGCAATTTACAAGCTTTAGAAGCTATGAAACAACTTGCAGAAAAAGAAAATATTGCTCCAGAAAATTGTATTTGCACGGGCGATATTGTTGGTTATTGTGCACAACCCGAACAAACGGTACAACTATTTAAAATTTGGAATCCTAAAAGTATTGCGGGTAACGTTGAAATTCAACTTCGCGAGGGCGCAGAAGATTGCGGATGCGATTTTAGAAAAGGATCGAGATGCGACGGATTTTCTCAACAATGGTATCCTTATGCGCAGAGTCAGCTCTCTAAAGATTCAATAGATTTTATTAAAACATTACCAGACCATGTAACTTTTAACTATGCTGAAAAAAAAGTATTAGTAGTTCATGGTTCGTATTTTAATACCTCAGAATTCATATTTAAATCAACACCCTGGGATATAAAAGCGCCCAATTTTGAGGTTAATAATTACGATGTTATTATTGGAGGGCACTGTGGATTGCCCTTTTACGACTCAAAAAGCGATAAACTTTGGCTAAACCCTGGTGTTATTGGCATGCCTGCAAACGATGGAACACCGTTAGTTTGGTATGCTATTTTAAATGATAAAAAAGGCCTTTTAGAATATAAACATCATACTTTAAATTACAATTATAAATTAACAAATAACCTGATGCAAAATGGATTATTACCTGAAGAATACGCCAGAACAATACTAACAGGTATTTGGGACAATACCGAAATTTTACCAGCTATTGAAAGTGGCTTACAAGGTTTTGGCATCCAATTGTAA
- a CDS encoding rhodanese-like domain-containing protein → MKKTVFLLILIQSFTSFAQKSIDKLLKQYNDNSVPYITVQELAMPKTNAVILDSRELKEYKTSHLKNAIHVGYDKFKIDSVKKIIPNKNTKIVIYCSLGIRSEAIADSLKKAGYKHVENLYGGIFEWKNNDLPVYNLNEKETDSVHAFSKEWSKWLKKGIKVYE, encoded by the coding sequence ATGAAAAAAACTGTTTTCCTCTTAATATTAATTCAATCCTTTACTTCGTTTGCTCAAAAATCGATAGATAAACTATTAAAACAATACAACGATAACAGCGTGCCTTACATAACAGTGCAAGAATTGGCAATGCCAAAAACTAACGCCGTAATTCTAGATTCTAGAGAATTAAAAGAGTATAAAACAAGTCATTTAAAAAACGCCATTCATGTGGGTTATGATAAATTTAAAATAGATAGCGTTAAAAAAATAATCCCCAATAAAAACACCAAAATTGTAATTTATTGTTCGTTAGGTATTCGTTCGGAGGCCATCGCAGACAGTCTTAAAAAAGCTGGTTACAAACATGTTGAAAATTTATATGGTGGTATTTTTGAATGGAAAAACAACGATTTGCCAGTTTATAATTTAAATGAAAAAGAAACCGACAGCGTACATGCATTCTCAAAAGAATGGAGCAAATGGCTTAAAAAAGGTATAAAAGTTTATGAATAA
- a CDS encoding TIGR04282 family arsenosugar biosynthesis glycosyltransferase, with product MNKELVIVFVKNIKLGKVKTRLAKTIGNQGAFEVYTELVKVTENATTSLLADKHIYFSESVVENQWKDHNKFVQNGIDLGERMKNAFKKGFQDGYKRIVLIGSDLPDIMASHINKGLEALKENDVVFGPAEDGGYYLVGLSKMHNAVFDNKPWSQTNLLQETLHELKENLVTFTTLETLNDIDTFEDLIASKFYQSNIDLQEKIKNLQINITNQ from the coding sequence ATGAATAAAGAACTCGTTATTGTTTTTGTAAAAAACATAAAACTAGGAAAAGTAAAAACCCGCTTAGCTAAAACCATTGGCAACCAAGGTGCTTTTGAGGTTTATACAGAACTCGTTAAAGTAACAGAAAATGCTACAACCTCACTATTAGCAGACAAACATATTTATTTTTCTGAATCTGTAGTTGAAAATCAATGGAAAGATCATAATAAATTTGTTCAAAACGGCATCGATTTAGGCGAACGTATGAAAAACGCGTTCAAAAAAGGCTTTCAAGATGGCTATAAACGTATTGTTTTAATAGGTTCAGACTTACCAGATATTATGGCAAGTCATATAAATAAAGGGTTAGAGGCTTTAAAAGAAAACGATGTTGTTTTTGGTCCAGCCGAAGATGGCGGTTATTATTTAGTTGGCTTATCAAAAATGCACAACGCTGTCTTTGATAACAAGCCCTGGAGCCAAACCAATTTACTACAAGAAACACTCCATGAGTTAAAAGAAAACCTAGTTACTTTTACTACTTTAGAAACATTAAATGACATTGATACTTTTGAAGATTTGATTGCATCAAAATTTTATCAATCGAATATAGATTTACAAGAAAAAATAAAAAATCTTCAAATTAATATCACAAACCAATGA
- a CDS encoding T9SS type A sorting domain-containing protein yields MKKKLLSLTLLLMLQQIIFAQCTVSATNFGNNTTSGYAITGDVSITLNTNNTLTLNLGSNFSTASGPDVRAYLVKSNGASNTALAQSRIANLERIEFGLVACSGCNPVISPNGQKSFTVAIPNGVVISEYDRVFFYCLQFNAFWDLSSFNSFNSSNCAILSTDNSAFNDFTIYPNPVQNDIQIKSPISEEIFVEIYNILGKKVYSQITRTNSNINVSTLKSGLHILSISSRRGKVSKKIQIN; encoded by the coding sequence ATGAAAAAAAAATTACTTTCCCTTACCCTATTGTTAATGTTGCAACAAATCATTTTTGCCCAATGTACAGTTAGTGCAACAAATTTTGGTAATAATACAACATCCGGATATGCTATTACTGGAGATGTAAGCATAACACTAAACACAAACAATACCTTAACTTTAAATTTGGGAAGTAATTTTTCTACAGCTTCTGGACCAGATGTAAGGGCTTATCTTGTAAAATCTAACGGTGCTTCTAATACCGCTTTAGCACAATCACGAATAGCAAATCTAGAAAGAATAGAATTTGGATTGGTAGCTTGTTCAGGTTGTAACCCCGTTATTTCTCCAAATGGCCAAAAATCTTTCACTGTTGCCATCCCTAACGGTGTGGTGATATCAGAATACGACAGAGTATTCTTTTATTGTTTGCAATTTAATGCCTTTTGGGATTTAAGTTCGTTTAATTCCTTTAACTCATCAAATTGCGCTATATTGAGTACCGATAATTCTGCATTTAACGACTTTACTATTTACCCAAATCCTGTTCAGAATGACATTCAAATAAAAAGTCCAATTTCTGAAGAAATATTTGTAGAAATTTATAACATTTTAGGGAAAAAAGTTTACAGTCAAATCACGAGAACCAATTCAAATATAAATGTATCAACTTTAAAATCGGGTTTACATATTTTATCCATATCGAGTAGAAGAGGTAAAGTTTCAAAAAAAATACAGATTAATTAA